DNA from Peromyscus leucopus breed LL Stock chromosome 3, UCI_PerLeu_2.1, whole genome shotgun sequence:
GCTGGGATGGTTGGAAGATGCAGTCTTCCCCCTTCAAATAACACATCTTAATAAAGGCTTAAATAACCTGAGGGAAGTGCCGGTCGGTCAACTTCTTTAAAATTCTCTTCAGATTTCAGGGAAGACTAATCGTCCAAGATGTCCAGCAAGACAGCAAGCAGCAacaacatagcccaggctaggaGAACTGTGCAGCAGCTGAGATTGGAAGCCTCCATTGAAAGAATAAAGGTAAGTGTGAGCGGACTGGCCGTGCGTCCTGCATAATCCCCACCCTTCCTGAGCAGAAGCACAAGTCAGAGAAGACACAGCCATGTGCAGCGCACTTCCAGGCTTTTCCTGGAGCAGGCTGAGTGAGAGtaatttggttttcatttcctaCCTAGCACAGCTGTTATTCTAAAACAGCTGAGGGGCCAGATATCTAAGCTAGCCTCTCTGTCAAGCCCTAGGCAAGATTTCCTGGGAGTCTGCCTTTCCTGAATGACTGTGATCCACCCTTGCCATGACTGTCTTCTGAGTGGGGACAGGATTCCCAGTGGAGTTGATAAACATCCTTGTCATCCTCCTGGAATGTATCAAGTATTATAGAGTTATCAAAGTGTTGCAAGTCAACGATCAGTCTGAATCTTCCTTTAGGAAAATGCTGCCTTTCCATGTGACCACTCTGTGGCCCTGGTTTAGTAGAGGCTCCAGGCCAGGTCCATTTTCTTAGGTACCTTGACCTTGAAGTGTCCCCCACAATCCTGAGAGGACTGGCCAGTGAGAGCCCTGAAATGTTGTGACTGTAATGCTGTCTCCTGAAACCGAAGCAGTCGCCTGTCTGAAAAGCGTGAGGTTCCTGTGGTGGCCTCAGACCTCTGCTCTCATCACTCCTGAAATCTACCTCCAGACTCCTTAGTGGTGCCTTCTCCGTGCCACACGAGAGAAAAGGGCAGAGTTCCTGCCTGTGCCACACCAGAGTAAAGCACGGTGCCTTCCTGTGCTGGTGTGGCGCCTGTCACTTCCCACACTAGGTCCCTAACAGGACCTCTCCAAGCTTAGTCAGGGGTGGGCTCCATAATTCAGTTCTTAAACTCTCTTCTGTGTTCCAGTTCCTTTCTCTGGGATAGAAACTCAACTGTAACTTTCTCTTGATTcacacacctttctttctttgcccctaacttttatttttaaactttcatacTACAGAATGGCAAATAtccaaatattcatttttttattactaatttttttggtgagggtgtgtgtacatatgcacgtGCGTGTGTGATGTGTCAGTACCCGAGCACACATGTTGACTTTAGAATACAGTTTTTAGGAGACTGTTCTCTCCTAGTGTGGGGGTCCTCTGGTCATAAGGCAGGAGCGTCTGCCCGCTCTGTCGTCCGTTCTCTCCACTAAGATTTCACAGCCGTTTGTTTACAGTTGTTACTATTGAGCATTGTGAAATgtgacttgcttttctttttctctccatgtctctctTTTGTTCCACATTTCTACAGGAAACACTAGGACTTTTTCTTTAAGCTTCTTGAGAAACCACTGCCCTTCAGGGTTCTATAACAACAGTATTTAACTGTGTTTTATGGCAGATCCAGGCAGCTCATTTCGAAGTGTTACCATCACTTAGAATCGAGGGTGATTGTTACACATTTCTAGTTAAATGTTTGTGTACCTTGCTGCTGAGGAGTCCTCAGACGATCATTTTGGTTGAGGCAGGTCTTACCTGCCAGTGCCATTATCCTTGCACTTGACAAGTGGTCTGAAGGCCATGCTGAGACACGGATTATTGGGTGAGGCTCCTGGTCAATGAagtcttctcttttttatttgtgtccACCATAGGTCTCAAAAGCATCTGCAGACCTGATGTCATACTGTGAGGAGCATGCCCGGAGCGACCCTCTGCTGATGGGCATACCCACCTCGGAAAACCCATTCAAGGATAAGAAGACCTGTATCATCTTATAGTAGACCGGGAAGCAACCCCTCGCCTCTTAACGCAAACCACAGCAGCAACCTGAAGAGATGCCTTCAGCTTACCCAGTAACCACAGCTAGTAACTAAAACAC
Protein-coding regions in this window:
- the Gng12 gene encoding guanine nucleotide-binding protein G(I)/G(S)/G(O) subunit gamma-12, with protein sequence MSSKTASSNNIAQARRTVQQLRLEASIERIKVSKASADLMSYCEEHARSDPLLMGIPTSENPFKDKKTCIIL